A stretch of the Geovibrio thiophilus genome encodes the following:
- a CDS encoding methyl-accepting chemotaxis protein, which yields MPKVRKLSLFMKFLIPLAGIVTMAAIVYSVYSIIGLNKVKEDVMNAKVVEIGRFLEHTAESASETVLTNAVVLSTNSEIMNSLSMSDREYAGEYIGKIHYRLENNRNFDGIKILITDEGNSPFAHAGFNEGAPEAGYVLKRTEQSKSPFSGFEESVEGVCIKGAAPITDNSGKYVGSLQLSVNADLIAEEMKADMGVSTLILLNSSNTKGEKLGSYTVAYSGDSALASELQKKEFSVGESYTTTDTYFVITKEIKNDGDSALGYFVAAVPLKDIQQAIAGAKKVSSQQFFYTIVWFLFIASVVIVILFIAIIKPLKEVIATTEDLAVGDGDLTRRVNYKSGDEFELVSDNIDAFIEKVQNTVVTSLDNANETASASEELSSTSESLYSNIQEMTSLAEENSHIVNNIASNLDKTEELAISTTEVLEDSRNMLNKFVTNLNNVVSTIITESARQASLAKDMENLTEQAAQIRQVLSIISDIADQTNLLALNASIEAARAGEHGRGFAVVADEVRKLAERTQTSLVEINRIIGMITSGVENSNRQISDISEKIVTVADDSKELIGEANATGSKLGDTVAVSSEVVKMNTIIATKTKEMIEIVHRLTALSTENKYSGENVEEVARMLSEKSGGLLAVLKRFKV from the coding sequence ATGCCTAAAGTCAGAAAGCTGTCCCTTTTTATGAAATTCCTCATTCCGCTTGCAGGAATTGTAACAATGGCGGCGATAGTCTATTCCGTTTACTCTATAATAGGACTGAATAAAGTAAAAGAAGACGTAATGAATGCCAAGGTTGTGGAGATCGGGCGTTTTCTTGAGCATACTGCGGAATCCGCCTCGGAAACAGTCCTCACAAATGCGGTTGTACTCTCTACAAACTCCGAAATAATGAACTCTCTCAGCATGAGCGACAGGGAGTACGCCGGAGAATATATAGGGAAAATACATTACCGTTTGGAAAATAACAGAAACTTCGATGGAATAAAAATCCTGATCACTGACGAAGGAAACAGCCCGTTTGCTCATGCGGGCTTTAACGAAGGCGCGCCCGAAGCCGGTTACGTCCTGAAAAGGACTGAACAGTCGAAGTCGCCTTTCAGCGGCTTTGAGGAGTCAGTGGAAGGAGTCTGTATCAAGGGCGCAGCCCCCATAACCGATAACTCGGGAAAATATGTTGGCTCGCTTCAGCTTTCCGTAAACGCCGACTTAATAGCGGAAGAAATGAAGGCGGACATGGGCGTGTCCACACTGATCCTGCTGAACTCCTCAAACACTAAAGGGGAAAAGCTGGGCAGCTACACTGTCGCCTACAGCGGCGATTCCGCCCTTGCATCTGAGCTTCAGAAAAAAGAATTTTCCGTAGGGGAATCATACACAACGACAGACACGTACTTTGTAATCACAAAGGAAATAAAAAACGACGGCGACAGCGCATTGGGCTATTTTGTCGCCGCTGTTCCCCTTAAGGACATACAGCAGGCAATAGCCGGAGCGAAAAAGGTTTCATCGCAGCAGTTTTTCTACACCATAGTCTGGTTCCTGTTCATAGCGTCCGTGGTGATTGTGATCCTCTTCATAGCGATTATTAAGCCCCTGAAAGAGGTAATAGCCACAACGGAAGACTTAGCCGTGGGCGACGGCGACCTCACCAGAAGAGTAAACTACAAAAGCGGGGATGAGTTTGAGCTTGTCTCCGACAACATTGACGCCTTCATAGAGAAAGTGCAGAATACAGTGGTGACCTCTCTGGACAACGCCAACGAAACCGCCAGCGCCAGTGAGGAGCTTTCCTCCACCTCCGAATCCCTGTACAGCAACATTCAGGAAATGACCAGCCTAGCGGAGGAGAACAGCCACATCGTAAACAACATAGCCTCCAACCTTGATAAAACAGAGGAGCTCGCCATCAGCACAACGGAAGTTCTGGAAGACAGCCGGAACATGCTGAATAAATTCGTCACAAACCTGAACAACGTGGTAAGCACCATAATCACGGAAAGCGCGCGTCAGGCATCTCTGGCAAAAGATATGGAAAACCTCACAGAACAGGCGGCGCAGATCCGTCAGGTTCTCTCAATAATCAGTGACATAGCCGACCAGACAAACCTTCTTGCCCTTAACGCGTCCATAGAAGCGGCAAGGGCGGGTGAACACGGGCGCGGCTTCGCTGTTGTGGCGGATGAGGTACGCAAACTTGCGGAGCGCACCCAGACATCCCTTGTGGAGATCAATCGGATAATCGGCATGATAACCAGCGGCGTTGAAAACTCAAACAGACAGATAAGCGATATATCCGAAAAGATAGTGACCGTCGCCGATGATTCCAAGGAGCTGATCGGAGAGGCAAACGCCACAGGCAGCAAGCTGGGCGACACTGTGGCAGTATCCTCAGAGGTGGTGAAAATGAACACGATCATCGCCACAAAAACCAAGGAAATGATAGAGATAGTACATAGACTCACCGCTCTTTCCACCGAAAACAAATACTCCGGTGAAAATGTTGAGGAGGTCGCAAGGATGCTTTCGGAAAAATCCGGCGGTCTGCTTGCGGTTCTGAAAAGATTCAAGGTTTAA
- a CDS encoding EAL and HDOD domain-containing protein gives MNYEELILGRQPILTRDGFTHGYELLFRNPGESSAVIADNTSATARVLVNMVQNFGLEKLLGGKDGFININENILMQDILDVLPPENLVFEIIENTVVSKALIERIRKYREKGYRFALDDLFFSDEYMLMFTPLFPLTDYIKVDFTLSSDNDIRYKTRELKKYPAKLLAEKVETQESYTMALDAGFELFQGYYFARPNIISKSAIEPSKLSILKLLNLLGSDSTLDKIETEFKLQPEFSLKLLKMINSSSFFIRSEVRSIRHAISLLGRQQLQKWLIIMLYASKNKENRRSPLLETVLLRARAMELLAARVYGENSGIAGDAYFTGLISMLDAIFGISASELMSSLNIEGTIKDAIEKREGRLGRLLRLIETSDDRSAAVNRELLAEFRLTVNEVSEIKYASFEWMAEQQVLQGS, from the coding sequence ATGAATTATGAAGAACTTATACTGGGTCGTCAGCCTATTCTCACCAGAGACGGCTTCACGCACGGCTATGAGCTGCTGTTCCGCAATCCCGGTGAATCTTCAGCCGTTATAGCGGATAATACAAGCGCCACGGCAAGAGTTCTGGTGAATATGGTGCAGAACTTCGGTCTTGAAAAGCTCCTCGGCGGGAAAGACGGATTTATTAACATAAATGAAAATATCCTCATGCAGGATATACTTGACGTCCTTCCTCCGGAAAATCTCGTATTTGAGATAATAGAAAATACAGTGGTTTCCAAGGCACTGATAGAGAGAATCAGGAAATACAGGGAAAAGGGCTACCGCTTCGCTCTGGATGATCTGTTTTTTTCAGATGAATATATGCTTATGTTCACCCCTCTTTTTCCGCTGACAGACTATATCAAGGTTGACTTCACCCTCTCAAGCGACAATGACATACGCTACAAAACCCGGGAACTCAAAAAATATCCGGCAAAGCTTCTGGCAGAGAAAGTCGAAACTCAGGAAAGCTACACTATGGCGCTGGACGCCGGATTCGAGCTTTTTCAGGGCTATTATTTCGCCCGTCCCAACATCATTTCCAAATCCGCCATTGAACCGTCCAAACTGTCGATACTGAAGCTGCTCAACCTGTTGGGCAGTGACAGCACGCTGGATAAAATAGAAACCGAGTTTAAACTTCAGCCGGAATTCAGTCTGAAGCTGCTGAAGATGATCAATTCCTCATCATTCTTCATACGCTCCGAAGTGCGCTCCATACGCCACGCCATAAGCCTTCTCGGCAGGCAGCAGCTCCAGAAGTGGCTGATAATCATGCTTTACGCCTCAAAGAACAAGGAGAACAGGCGAAGCCCGCTGCTGGAGACTGTTCTTCTTCGGGCAAGAGCCATGGAGCTCCTCGCCGCCAGAGTATACGGAGAAAACTCAGGAATAGCCGGAGACGCCTATTTCACAGGACTAATATCCATGCTGGACGCAATTTTCGGCATATCCGCCTCAGAGCTTATGAGTTCGCTGAATATTGAAGGAACAATAAAGGACGCCATAGAAAAAAGAGAAGGCAGACTGGGCAGGCTGCTCAGACTGATAGAAACGTCGGACGACCGCTCGGCAGCCGTCAACAGAGAACTTCTGGCAGAGTTCAGATTAACTGTCAATGAGGTGAGTGAAATAAAATACGCCAGCTTTGAGTGGATGGCGGAACAGCAGGTGCTTCAGGGCAGTTAA
- the trhA gene encoding PAQR family membrane homeostasis protein TrhA, whose translation MRVKDPVSGFSHLVGALMSVAALSVLVALAAMNATAWHIVSFSVYGSAMILLYAASAAYHLIPLNERGTRILKKIDHVMIFMMIAGTYTPFCLVPLRGGWGWTIFGIVWGFAVVGIFFKLFYIHAPRFLSTSIYLAMGWISIVAIYPIVKNIPTGGVIWLAAGGVLYSMGAVIYALKKPNPWPGVFGFHEIWHIFVLAGSFSHFMVMLLYILNL comes from the coding sequence ATGAGGGTAAAAGATCCTGTAAGCGGTTTTTCTCATCTGGTCGGGGCATTGATGTCCGTTGCCGCTCTGAGTGTTCTTGTGGCACTCGCCGCCATGAACGCAACAGCTTGGCACATAGTGTCTTTTTCTGTTTACGGCTCTGCGATGATACTCCTCTACGCTGCCAGCGCCGCATATCACCTCATCCCGCTGAATGAGCGGGGAACACGCATCCTTAAAAAAATAGATCACGTGATGATCTTTATGATGATAGCCGGAACCTATACTCCTTTCTGCCTTGTGCCGCTCAGGGGAGGCTGGGGATGGACAATTTTCGGTATAGTGTGGGGCTTCGCGGTAGTGGGAATCTTCTTTAAGCTCTTCTATATCCATGCGCCGAGATTTCTTTCGACAAGCATATATCTCGCCATGGGCTGGATAAGCATAGTGGCTATCTACCCCATTGTGAAGAACATTCCCACCGGCGGAGTCATATGGCTTGCCGCAGGCGGAGTGCTTTACAGCATGGGTGCGGTGATCTACGCACTGAAAAAACCTAACCCGTGGCCCGGTGTTTTCGGCTTCCATGAAATCTGGCATATCTTTGTTCTTGCTGGAAGTTTCAGTCATTTTATGGTAATGCTTTTATACATCCTCAACCTTTAG
- a CDS encoding cold-shock protein, with the protein MQEGTVKWFNETKGYGFIAKDDGDDIFVHVSAIAKAGFKTLEEGERVKFDVEKTPKGLAAVNVVTA; encoded by the coding sequence ATGCAAGAAGGAACTGTAAAATGGTTCAATGAGACTAAGGGCTACGGCTTCATAGCCAAAGATGACGGTGACGACATTTTCGTACACGTAAGCGCAATCGCTAAAGCAGGCTTCAAAACCCTTGAAGAAGGCGAAAGAGTTAAATTCGATGTTGAAAAAACTCCCAAAGGTCTTGCCGCTGTTAACGTTGTTACTGCGTAA
- a CDS encoding DUF1566 domain-containing protein, translating into MKGLHFIILAVLILAVGCGGNGSSSKDDSSAYQGYYTGVYSNASVSGAWSMAVDKNGDISGLAEDNLYSYILTGTVDEGGGAAVTGTAGSDANAFIRRTLNSPSDIYIELSFIFNFSSGNFTGEWARTDSQTGFFSGTQHNSSGQNIGNIPPQISGTPVTGITTGTYYSFIPISFDADGDTLTFHIINKPDWALFDNETGALTGTPDNAGVLEGIVITVTDGRGGFDFINSFSITVNQANTPPIVGGTALTSVTAGSAYNFVPAANDADSDTLTFSIENKPSWANFSTTTGALTGTPSNADTGTYSGIVISVSDGNGGTDSLDAFDISVFLPLKKTGQIKSYDSSGTEVTDGSIKDDGYYQKGAAIAYSRDNGIVTDGVTGLTWQDDALSGTVNRADAETYCDGITTGGHNDWRLPYRSEQTTIIDYSRYGQAIDDTFLFKATGYFTLYWSYNDVADDSSYAWGVLFYTGGVYFSAKTADGYARCVRGDTLPTESFNRNDTDKIVTDTLHGLMWQDDEESATDARNWTGAISYCEASELGGYDDWRLPNVTELNSIVDYTAYNPAVSSVFQNTIVEDSGSSVHYWTSTSDAFGLPYAWTVYFDYGIVGSKAKSGSGYTRCVRSIN; encoded by the coding sequence ATGAAAGGGCTGCACTTTATTATTCTTGCGGTATTAATTTTGGCTGTCGGCTGCGGCGGAAACGGCAGCAGTTCCAAAGATGACTCATCGGCATATCAGGGTTATTATACAGGGGTTTACTCAAATGCTTCCGTCTCGGGAGCATGGAGTATGGCTGTTGATAAAAACGGTGACATCAGCGGGTTGGCGGAAGACAATCTTTACTCTTATATTCTTACTGGCACAGTTGATGAAGGCGGAGGCGCGGCTGTAACAGGCACAGCGGGATCGGATGCAAACGCTTTTATCAGAAGGACATTGAATTCGCCCTCGGATATTTATATTGAACTCAGTTTTATTTTTAATTTCAGTTCGGGCAATTTTACTGGAGAGTGGGCAAGAACAGACAGTCAAACTGGTTTTTTCTCTGGAACGCAGCATAATTCAAGCGGTCAGAATATAGGCAATATTCCTCCGCAGATAAGCGGAACCCCGGTAACCGGCATTACGACCGGCACTTATTACAGCTTTATTCCCATCTCTTTTGATGCCGACGGAGATACGCTGACTTTTCATATAATTAATAAGCCGGACTGGGCATTGTTCGATAATGAAACGGGCGCTCTGACTGGAACTCCGGACAATGCCGGAGTTTTGGAGGGTATAGTGATAACCGTGACTGACGGGAGAGGCGGTTTCGATTTTATCAACTCTTTCAGCATAACGGTGAATCAGGCAAACACTCCGCCGATCGTAGGCGGAACAGCGCTGACATCAGTAACCGCTGGGTCGGCTTACAATTTTGTTCCCGCCGCTAACGATGCCGACAGCGATACGCTGACTTTCAGCATAGAAAACAAACCCTCATGGGCAAATTTCAGCACGACGACGGGAGCGCTGACAGGCACACCCTCCAATGCGGATACCGGCACTTACAGCGGCATAGTGATTTCCGTTTCCGACGGCAACGGCGGCACGGACTCATTGGATGCTTTTGACATAAGTGTTTTTCTGCCTCTTAAAAAAACAGGGCAGATAAAAAGCTACGACAGCAGCGGAACAGAGGTTACTGACGGCAGTATAAAGGATGACGGTTATTACCAGAAGGGTGCAGCAATAGCCTACAGCAGAGATAACGGCATAGTGACGGACGGTGTAACAGGACTGACGTGGCAGGATGACGCTCTCAGCGGAACAGTGAATCGGGCAGATGCAGAAACCTACTGCGACGGAATCACCACCGGCGGTCATAATGACTGGAGACTGCCGTACAGAAGTGAGCAGACAACCATAATTGATTACAGCAGATACGGTCAGGCGATAGATGACACTTTCCTGTTCAAGGCGACAGGATATTTTACCTTATATTGGAGTTATAATGATGTAGCGGACGACAGCTCATATGCTTGGGGTGTGCTTTTCTACACAGGCGGGGTTTATTTCAGTGCAAAAACAGCTGATGGGTACGCCCGCTGCGTCCGTGGAGATACTCTTCCGACAGAGAGCTTTAACCGGAACGACACTGATAAGATAGTTACAGATACACTGCACGGACTGATGTGGCAGGATGACGAGGAATCTGCAACAGACGCAAGGAACTGGACAGGAGCCATAAGCTACTGTGAGGCTTCGGAGCTTGGCGGCTATGATGACTGGCGTCTGCCCAATGTGACCGAACTGAACTCAATTGTGGACTATACAGCGTATAATCCGGCAGTCAGTTCTGTTTTTCAGAATACAATAGTAGAAGACAGCGGTTCCAGCGTTCACTACTGGACTTCAACCAGCGATGCCTTCGGTCTTCCCTACGCATGGACTGTATATTTTGACTACGGCATTGTGGGGAGCAAAGCAAAGTCCGGCAGCGGCTATACCCGCTGTGTGCGCAGTATAAATTAA
- the rbr gene encoding rubrerythrin translates to MSKTLKGTETLENLMKAFAGESQARGRYTMYASQARKDGFRQIENIFLETADNERVHAKRFFDYALEGLGDASPLMVNVNADYPVCFRTTKDNLLYAADGEHEEWEILYPKFAQIAKEEGFPQVSALFTRIAAIEAHHENRYRKLADSLANGMIFKKDVTVKWKCLVCGHIHEGFEAPGVCPACAHKQEHFELLVENF, encoded by the coding sequence ATGTCAAAAACACTTAAAGGAACAGAGACCCTTGAAAACCTTATGAAAGCTTTTGCCGGCGAATCTCAGGCAAGAGGCAGATACACTATGTACGCATCTCAGGCGAGAAAAGACGGCTTCCGCCAGATCGAGAACATTTTCCTTGAAACAGCGGACAATGAAAGAGTACACGCAAAAAGATTCTTTGACTACGCTCTTGAAGGGCTGGGTGACGCCTCTCCCCTCATGGTAAACGTCAATGCGGATTATCCTGTCTGTTTTAGAACCACAAAAGACAACCTGCTCTACGCCGCAGACGGCGAACATGAGGAGTGGGAAATCCTATACCCCAAATTCGCTCAGATCGCTAAAGAAGAGGGCTTCCCTCAGGTTTCCGCTCTCTTCACACGCATTGCGGCTATTGAGGCTCACCACGAAAACAGATACCGCAAACTCGCTGACAGCCTCGCAAACGGCATGATATTCAAGAAAGACGTTACGGTTAAATGGAAATGTCTTGTATGCGGACACATTCACGAAGGCTTTGAAGCTCCCGGCGTATGCCCTGCATGTGCACACAAACAGGAACACTTTGAACTTCTGGTTGAAAACTTCTAA
- the glyA gene encoding serine hydroxymethyltransferase, which produces MQNLKNFDPAVYDLIIKEEQRQIDKIRLIASENYVTRAVLEASGTVLTNKYSEGYPGKRYYEGQQFIDPIEEIAIERAKELFGADHANVQPYSGSPANLAVYLAFVKPGETVMGMALPHGGHLTHGSPVSITGKYFNIVSYELDQETGLLNYDTIRKLALESKPKMIIAGHSAYPRQLDFKKFREIADEVGAILFVDMAHFAGLVAAGAHPSPVPYADVVTTTTHKTLRGPRGGMILCKEQHKAAIDKAVFPGIQGGPHNHTTAAIAVALKEAMTPEFKEYGHQIVKNAKIMAETLLAKGFQLVTGGTDNHLLLIDLTNKNITGKQAAKALDEAGIVLNCNSVPYDKRKPFDPSGIRLGLAAVTSRGFKEEETRKTAEFISAVIDNWDNAEFLAKTAQDVKELCSKFPPPGLD; this is translated from the coding sequence ATGCAGAATCTCAAAAACTTTGACCCCGCCGTTTATGATCTCATCATCAAGGAAGAACAGAGGCAGATAGACAAAATACGTCTTATAGCTTCCGAAAACTACGTTACCCGTGCAGTGCTTGAGGCTTCGGGAACTGTTCTCACAAACAAATACTCCGAAGGCTACCCGGGCAAACGCTACTATGAGGGTCAGCAGTTCATCGACCCCATTGAGGAAATTGCCATCGAAAGAGCGAAAGAGCTCTTCGGCGCCGACCACGCAAATGTTCAGCCCTACTCCGGCTCACCCGCCAACCTTGCGGTATACCTCGCCTTCGTGAAACCCGGCGAAACCGTAATGGGTATGGCTCTTCCCCACGGCGGACACCTCACACACGGCTCCCCCGTGAGCATCACAGGCAAGTATTTCAATATAGTTTCCTACGAGCTTGATCAGGAAACGGGACTCCTCAACTACGACACCATCAGAAAACTCGCTCTTGAAAGCAAGCCCAAAATGATAATAGCCGGTCACTCCGCATACCCCCGCCAGCTTGACTTCAAAAAATTCCGTGAAATAGCGGACGAAGTCGGCGCTATCCTCTTTGTGGATATGGCTCACTTCGCGGGTCTCGTGGCGGCGGGCGCACACCCCAGCCCTGTCCCCTATGCGGATGTTGTCACCACAACGACCCATAAAACGCTCAGAGGACCCAGAGGCGGCATGATCCTCTGTAAAGAGCAGCACAAAGCGGCTATTGACAAGGCAGTTTTCCCCGGAATACAGGGCGGACCCCACAACCACACAACAGCCGCCATCGCAGTTGCTCTGAAAGAGGCTATGACCCCCGAATTTAAGGAATATGGTCACCAGATAGTCAAAAACGCAAAAATAATGGCTGAGACACTCCTCGCAAAGGGATTTCAGCTTGTTACAGGCGGAACGGACAACCACCTTCTGCTTATAGACCTCACGAACAAAAACATCACGGGGAAACAGGCGGCTAAAGCCCTTGATGAGGCAGGCATAGTCCTCAACTGCAACTCTGTTCCCTATGACAAGAGAAAGCCCTTCGACCCAAGCGGAATCAGACTCGGTCTCGCAGCGGTTACTTCCAGAGGGTTTAAGGAAGAAGAAACGAGAAAAACTGCTGAGTTCATCAGCGCAGTCATAGATAACTGGGATAACGCCGAATTCCTCGCCAAAACGGCGCAGGATGTCAAGGAGCTGTGCAGCAAGTTCCCCCCACCGGGACTTGACTGA
- a CDS encoding PqqD family protein — translation MTRLTVTKKAVSYEVGDIVVKLDSLGDDKVLIFNNVAAFIWKIMESSPAITLVDLVEKIELKYDVSQKDVIRDVRIFLESLVYLEMIDAVPISFDGLKTAAARSERESYRPPKIYIYDLKTDEEVPFGPHIKGRTYTHRAITKSWHGGCC, via the coding sequence ATGACTCGGTTAACCGTTACCAAAAAAGCAGTTTCCTATGAGGTCGGCGACATTGTGGTGAAGCTGGACAGTTTAGGGGACGACAAGGTCTTGATATTCAACAATGTTGCGGCATTTATCTGGAAAATAATGGAATCATCGCCTGCAATTACATTGGTGGATTTGGTTGAGAAAATTGAACTTAAATACGACGTTTCACAGAAAGATGTGATTCGTGATGTGAGGATTTTTCTTGAATCCCTTGTTTATCTGGAGATGATCGACGCAGTGCCTATTTCGTTTGATGGTCTGAAAACCGCCGCTGCCAGAAGCGAAAGAGAAAGCTACAGACCCCCGAAAATATATATATACGATTTGAAGACAGATGAAGAGGTTCCTTTCGGTCCTCATATAAAGGGGCGTACATACACCCACAGAGCGATCACCAAATCATGGCACGGCGGCTGCTGCTGA
- a CDS encoding radical SAM protein, which yields MDKKTYAIEYPDGEYENILLTHAAEKKVPIQGEIEITSKCNFGCIHCYADQEKSSMNPVLFMRIADQLRQNGCIWLLVTGGEPLIHEAFDEMWIYAHSIGLRLSLFTNGSMLIDKKISVLKQAPPENIEVSIYSLSEQTQRIITGSAQDINSLLSRLHSLKAVSRIVLKTPLLTENVEEIDKIEQLAKENGFSFRMDAVIHPALSGDCSSVSHRVPADKAASVVMKDPAMREQLRESNSHNRLPFETEGYLFPCSAGKYSFHIDNEANLSMCSIYRNRAGCLKEESFSSVWKRLTDLRETKASPNKRCSECKIKNICPTCPAVGKLHNREHDYIDEYICQYTHEIAALSGIKLL from the coding sequence ATGGATAAAAAAACTTATGCCATTGAGTACCCCGACGGGGAGTATGAGAACATACTTTTAACTCATGCCGCAGAAAAAAAAGTACCGATACAGGGAGAGATTGAAATTACATCCAAATGTAATTTCGGGTGTATCCACTGTTACGCAGATCAGGAAAAATCATCAATGAATCCTGTTCTCTTCATGCGCATTGCGGATCAGTTAAGGCAAAACGGCTGTATCTGGCTGCTTGTCACAGGAGGAGAACCGCTTATTCATGAAGCTTTTGATGAGATGTGGATTTATGCGCACAGCATCGGACTCAGGCTCTCCCTGTTTACCAACGGCTCAATGCTGATTGATAAAAAAATCAGTGTGCTTAAGCAGGCTCCGCCGGAGAATATTGAAGTGTCAATTTACTCATTATCCGAGCAGACACAAAGGATAATTACGGGCAGCGCTCAGGATATTAACTCCTTGCTCAGCAGACTGCACAGTCTCAAGGCTGTATCCCGTATTGTGCTGAAAACACCTTTATTAACTGAGAATGTAGAAGAAATAGACAAAATCGAACAGTTGGCAAAAGAAAACGGTTTCAGTTTCAGAATGGATGCGGTGATACATCCTGCTCTCAGCGGTGACTGCTCCTCTGTCAGTCACCGTGTTCCCGCGGATAAGGCGGCTTCTGTGGTCATGAAAGATCCTGCCATGCGTGAGCAGCTCAGAGAAAGTAACTCTCACAACAGACTTCCTTTTGAAACCGAAGGTTACCTGTTTCCATGTTCTGCCGGTAAGTACAGCTTCCACATAGATAATGAAGCAAATCTCAGCATGTGCTCGATTTACAGAAACAGAGCGGGGTGTTTGAAAGAAGAAAGCTTTTCATCCGTCTGGAAACGTTTGACAGATTTACGAGAAACAAAAGCCAGCCCTAATAAGCGGTGCAGTGAATGTAAAATTAAAAATATCTGCCCGACCTGTCCGGCAGTGGGGAAACTGCACAACAGGGAGCATGATTATATTGATGAGTACATCTGTCAGTATACCCATGAGATTGCCGCATTGTCCGGAATTAAGCTGCTGTAA
- a CDS encoding 4Fe-4S dicluster domain-containing protein yields MAHLTARNGFRELADRLNRFPQGAPLSENLFKILSVLMSEEDARYLAQIPIKPFTAKQAAEIWKISETEARKKLDSFADKVLILDMETDGQTHYVLPPPMAGFFEFSMMRTRGDIDQQYLSELFYQYITVEEDFIKSLFVRGETQLGRVFVNESALSEESSMHILDYEKASEVIKTAEHMGVSMCYCRHKMEHMGTACGAPMDICMTFGTVADSLIRHGYARRVDGKEGTDLLHQAYESNLVQFGENVKKEVCFICNCCGCCCEAMIAARRFGIMNPVHTSNYIPEIDEHACTGCGKCAEVCPVEALGMVSANDPHKPRKKKVKLDSDVCLGCGVCVRVCPAKAISMEYRGKRIITPENSVHKAVMMAIERGGLEHLIFDNRALFSHRAMAAVLGAILKLPPVKQAMASEQIKSRYFGRLAEKLRERG; encoded by the coding sequence ATGGCACATCTAACAGCAAGAAACGGCTTCAGAGAGCTGGCAGACAGGCTGAACCGCTTTCCGCAGGGAGCACCCTTAAGCGAAAATCTTTTTAAAATCCTCTCTGTCCTCATGAGTGAAGAGGACGCGCGTTATCTGGCGCAGATACCCATAAAACCCTTCACTGCAAAGCAGGCGGCTGAAATCTGGAAAATTTCCGAAACCGAGGCAAGGAAAAAGCTGGACTCCTTCGCAGATAAAGTCCTGATCCTTGACATGGAAACAGACGGGCAGACCCACTATGTTCTGCCGCCGCCGATGGCGGGCTTCTTCGAGTTTTCCATGATGCGCACCAGAGGCGACATAGACCAGCAATATCTCAGCGAGCTGTTTTATCAGTACATTACAGTCGAGGAAGACTTCATAAAATCTCTCTTTGTCAGAGGTGAAACCCAGCTCGGACGGGTTTTTGTAAACGAAAGCGCCCTCAGTGAAGAAAGCAGCATGCACATACTGGACTATGAGAAGGCAAGCGAAGTTATAAAAACAGCAGAACACATGGGCGTAAGCATGTGCTACTGCCGCCACAAGATGGAGCATATGGGCACTGCATGCGGTGCGCCGATGGACATATGTATGACTTTCGGCACGGTTGCGGACTCGCTGATCCGCCACGGATATGCCCGCAGGGTGGACGGGAAAGAGGGGACGGATCTCCTTCATCAGGCATACGAAAGCAATCTTGTCCAGTTCGGCGAAAATGTCAAAAAAGAAGTCTGCTTCATCTGTAACTGCTGCGGATGCTGCTGCGAAGCGATGATAGCCGCCCGCAGGTTCGGCATAATGAACCCTGTGCACACATCAAACTACATTCCCGAAATAGATGAACACGCCTGCACGGGCTGCGGAAAATGTGCCGAGGTCTGCCCTGTGGAGGCTCTGGGAATGGTTTCGGCAAATGATCCGCATAAACCAAGAAAGAAAAAAGTTAAGCTTGACAGCGATGTCTGTCTCGGCTGCGGCGTATGCGTCCGTGTATGCCCTGCTAAGGCAATCTCCATGGAATACAGAGGCAAACGGATAATCACGCCGGAAAACTCTGTGCACAAGGCAGTGATGATGGCTATCGAACGCGGCGGGCTGGAGCACCTTATATTCGACAACCGTGCCCTCTTTTCCCATAGAGCAATGGCGGCTGTTCTCGGCGCAATCCTCAAGCTGCCGCCCGTAAAGCAGGCAATGGCAAGCGAGCAGATCAAATCCCGCTATTTCGGAAGGCTTGCGGAAAAGCTGAGAGAGAGAGGATGA